One window of the Candidatus Micrarchaeota archaeon genome contains the following:
- a CDS encoding DEAD/DEAH box helicase gives MKSVKPVQLELFPDLVNRYDEKTVKRKQREWIVEKERFERELARRKSVETKPGYVSGRYIKPMTIHRRKYQLDAVEQYIAHKNVAIIADTGTGKTVIAAMIINKFLEENTGKKVLFLTPQVVLSHQQEEKEIRRMMTVKTGIVTGEKTGEKRAKVYHDADVVFGTPQTVVNDIAKGRFDLSTFGLVIFDEAHHGTGNYDYVKIADLCKSLGIQRVLLSASLAPTTEKMTEILETFGITKTHVIPVYSREMTRYSFERMEESWYVMLPEPFITIRNMLKTEVEKTLLCFKENLFIDDETVRRGYLSEEEIKDIKSRIKGVNVRELRRELSRRLYEYRLLKQMWEYIESEGKTIFLSFIDRLLVGTDGETRLLEKVRRINANYLTKCGYEVEFYEDTDQLDEQIEFLINNRDFYELEKKRWYAFYRMYLANKAILTESQKERLTLVKQILMTVTDGESKYYSGIPLFSLFREERFIDNLIKLIETDMEHPKLRLLLNELKLKGEKDIVFVRYREMAKVIAREVERVTGRKVGVFLGQEKGNTRKRQKEIVERFRNGEFDVLVTTIYEGFNFYADNAYFYDHTATPVVKKQREGRVGRHKNGFVIKLKTRLPDGKVSIDQIRDRIASAREKRMEQIAKDAEAYASKKQMEQTLF, from the coding sequence ATGAAATCTGTGAAACCGGTACAGTTAGAACTGTTTCCAGACCTCGTGAACAGATACGATGAAAAGACGGTTAAACGTAAACAGAGGGAATGGATAGTAGAAAAGGAGAGGTTTGAACGCGAACTCGCACGTAGAAAGAGTGTCGAAACCAAGCCGGGTTACGTGTCCGGAAGATACATAAAACCGATGACTATCCATCGACGGAAATATCAATTGGATGCTGTTGAACAGTATATCGCACACAAGAATGTTGCAATCATTGCCGACACGGGGACTGGGAAAACCGTTATAGCGGCAATGATAATCAACAAGTTTCTGGAAGAAAACACGGGTAAAAAGGTACTCTTTCTTACACCCCAGGTAGTGTTATCCCATCAACAGGAAGAGAAGGAGATACGACGAATGATGACGGTAAAGACAGGTATAGTGACCGGAGAGAAGACCGGTGAAAAACGTGCAAAGGTGTATCACGATGCAGATGTCGTGTTCGGTACCCCGCAAACCGTTGTAAACGATATTGCGAAGGGACGGTTTGACCTCTCAACCTTCGGACTGGTGATATTCGACGAAGCGCACCACGGAACGGGCAACTACGATTACGTGAAGATAGCCGATTTATGCAAAAGTCTGGGTATACAGAGGGTATTGTTAAGCGCTTCATTGGCACCGACAACCGAGAAGATGACCGAGATCCTGGAGACCTTCGGAATAACCAAAACCCATGTCATACCGGTGTATTCAAGAGAAATGACGAGATACAGTTTTGAGCGTATGGAGGAATCGTGGTACGTTATGCTCCCGGAACCGTTCATAACCATCAGAAACATGCTTAAAACCGAGGTGGAAAAAACGTTGCTCTGCTTTAAAGAGAACCTGTTTATAGACGATGAAACGGTTAGGAGGGGATACCTGTCCGAGGAAGAGATCAAAGATATCAAGTCACGGATCAAAGGTGTCAACGTCAGAGAACTGAGAAGGGAATTGAGTAGGAGATTGTACGAATACCGTCTTCTGAAACAGATGTGGGAGTACATAGAGTCGGAAGGTAAAACGATCTTCCTATCGTTCATCGATAGATTGTTAGTCGGAACAGACGGGGAGACAAGGCTTTTAGAAAAGGTCCGTCGGATCAACGCAAACTATCTAACTAAATGCGGTTACGAAGTTGAATTCTACGAAGATACGGATCAACTGGATGAACAGATCGAGTTCCTGATCAACAACAGAGATTTCTACGAGTTGGAAAAGAAAAGGTGGTACGCATTCTACAGGATGTACCTGGCTAACAAAGCCATCCTCACAGAATCGCAGAAAGAGAGGTTGACACTTGTCAAACAGATTCTCATGACCGTGACAGACGGCGAATCAAAATACTATTCTGGTATCCCGTTATTCTCGCTGTTTCGTGAGGAACGGTTCATCGACAATCTCATCAAACTGATAGAAACAGACATGGAACATCCAAAACTGAGGTTACTGCTCAATGAACTTAAACTGAAAGGCGAGAAAGACATAGTGTTCGTAAGGTATAGAGAAATGGCTAAGGTGATTGCCAGAGAAGTCGAACGCGTAACAGGGAGGAAGGTGGGCGTGTTCCTAGGTCAGGAGAAGGGGAATACAAGAAAAAGACAGAAAGAGATAGTTGAACGGTTCAGAAACGGTGAGTTTGACGTGTTGGTGACCACGATTTACGAAGGGTTCAACTTCTATGCAGACAACGCGTACTTCTACGACCATACCGCTACACCGGTCGTTAAAAAGCAGAGGGAGGGAAGGGTAGGCAGACATAAGAACGGGTTCGTGATCAAACTTAAAACGAGGTTACCCGATGGTAAGGTGTCTATTGATCAGATAAGGGATAGAATAGCTTCGGCACGTGAAAAAAGAATGGAACAGATCGCTAAAGATGCGGAAGCGTACGCTTCAAAGAAACAGATGGAACAAACACTGTTCTGA
- the purF gene encoding amidophosphoribosyltransferase, whose amino-acid sequence MIKIKKLRTCGKERALKEACGVVGVFSKHKKDVKELTLTALHFLQHRGQDSAGLVTFNGREFYRCKVFGPVSSIREEKNYEFAEGHAAIGHTRYSTVGSSYAPQPVEVKHPLGGIALAHNGNIANYEILREELESKGYGFDTDIDAETILYAFVDEYYNTKNEIRAIENTMKRLDGAYSVVMLTGEDKLFAFRDPLGIRPLVYGYNDDTFIVASETVSLDMLRIPVKGDVPPGSVIIVREDGFDMINLFETQHHHCMFEWLYFARPDSVIEGRNVYTTRVRIGRFLAKVAPVNADYVIPVPDTSRPYSIGYSEESGIPYREGLIPDRYSGRTFIQPHQNMREKNVRLKFNVVRENVEGKRLVVIDDSIVRGTTAKKLVALLKEFGAKEVHLRIATPRIIAPCFYGINISSYEELASFRFDTDELCRWLGADSLAFLNIEDLINGIGLNDLCISCLIDSYPTETAQEMANKMKQESKQNKN is encoded by the coding sequence ATGATCAAGATTAAAAAACTTCGAACGTGCGGAAAAGAAAGAGCACTCAAAGAAGCGTGTGGTGTTGTGGGCGTTTTCTCGAAGCATAAGAAGGACGTAAAAGAGTTGACGCTCACGGCGTTACATTTCCTTCAGCATAGGGGTCAGGACAGTGCTGGTTTGGTGACGTTTAACGGTAGAGAGTTCTACAGATGTAAGGTGTTCGGTCCCGTGTCATCCATCCGAGAGGAAAAGAATTACGAATTCGCGGAAGGGCACGCAGCCATAGGTCACACAAGGTATTCGACGGTTGGGTCCTCTTATGCTCCGCAACCTGTCGAGGTTAAACATCCGCTCGGTGGGATAGCGCTTGCTCATAACGGTAACATCGCCAATTACGAAATACTCAGGGAAGAGTTGGAATCAAAAGGGTACGGGTTCGATACAGACATAGATGCGGAAACTATACTTTACGCATTCGTCGACGAATATTACAACACGAAAAACGAGATAAGAGCCATTGAAAACACGATGAAACGGTTGGACGGTGCCTACTCGGTTGTGATGTTGACCGGTGAGGATAAACTGTTTGCTTTCAGGGACCCTTTGGGCATACGTCCACTCGTATACGGATACAATGATGACACGTTCATCGTAGCCAGCGAAACCGTATCGTTGGACATGCTGAGGATACCGGTCAAGGGTGACGTACCACCGGGAAGCGTGATCATCGTAAGAGAAGACGGGTTCGATATGATAAACCTGTTCGAGACGCAACATCACCATTGCATGTTCGAATGGCTTTACTTTGCGAGACCGGACAGTGTGATAGAGGGTAGAAACGTTTACACCACACGCGTGCGTATAGGAAGGTTTCTGGCAAAGGTCGCACCGGTCAACGCCGATTACGTAATACCCGTGCCGGACACGTCGCGTCCCTACAGCATAGGATATTCGGAGGAAAGCGGAATACCTTACAGGGAAGGGCTGATACCCGACAGGTATTCAGGACGAACCTTCATACAACCGCACCAGAACATGCGGGAGAAAAACGTTAGATTAAAGTTCAATGTAGTAAGGGAGAACGTAGAAGGTAAAAGATTGGTTGTCATAGACGACAGCATTGTACGCGGAACAACGGCGAAAAAATTGGTGGCGTTGCTTAAGGAGTTCGGTGCAAAGGAGGTTCATCTGAGGATCGCTACACCGAGGATAATCGCACCGTGTTTCTACGGTATAAACATCTCATCGTACGAAGAGTTGGCATCGTTCAGATTCGATACTGATGAACTTTGCCGGTGGTTGGGTGCTGACTCGTTAGCGTTCTTGAACATAGAAGACCTGATCAACGGTATAGGGTTGAATGACCTCTGCATCTCGTGCCTGATCGATAGTTACCCGACCGAAACGGCTCAGGAGATGGCAAACAAGATGAAACAAGAATCGAAACAAAACAAGAATTGA